In Trueperaceae bacterium, the genomic stretch ATCGAGCGGCCTCGTCGCGGCAGACACGCGCCGAAACCGCTCTCGTCGTTACTTGGTCACTGCCGTGACGACGCCCGCACCAACGGTACGACCACCCTCACGGATCGCGAACCGGAGACCCTCCTCCATCGCGATCGGCTTGATCAACTCAACCCCAAGCTCAACATTATCCCCCGGCATAACCATCTCCACCCCACCAGGC encodes the following:
- the tuf gene encoding elongation factor Tu (EF-Tu; promotes GTP-dependent binding of aminoacyl-tRNA to the A-site of ribosomes during protein biosynthesis; when the tRNA anticodon matches the mRNA codon, GTP hydrolysis results; the inactive EF-Tu-GDP leaves the ribosome and release of GDP is promoted by elongation factor Ts; many prokaryotes have two copies of the gene encoding EF-Tu), which encodes PGGVEMVMPGDNVELGVELIKPIAMEEGLRFAIREGGRTVGAGVVTAVTK